In the genome of Gloeotrichia echinulata CP02, one region contains:
- a CDS encoding helix-turn-helix transcriptional regulator: MGLVRLRIREFAAKEGWTLKEVSERSGVPYGTIKTYAVSPGMVMADLTALRKLARTFDIMIEDLFDVIEE, from the coding sequence ATGGGATTAGTTAGATTACGGATTCGAGAGTTTGCTGCCAAAGAGGGGTGGACTCTGAAGGAAGTCTCTGAACGCTCAGGAGTCCCGTACGGTACCATTAAAACCTATGCTGTGTCTCCAGGAATGGTAATGGCTGACCTAACTGCATTACGGAAGCTGGCGCGGACTTTTGATATTATGATTGAAGACCTATTTGATGTAATCGAAGAATAG
- the lepB gene encoding signal peptidase I — MALLIAILIIISGLLSSGFVFSLRAYVIESRWIPSGAMEPTLQGSPNQENADKILVNKFSYRFENPKRGDIIVFLPNEELQKEQYKDAFIKRIVGLPGEKVQLKKGLVYIDNQPLSEKKYLTSKQRTLIDICTAGTQPPYLSKPVTIPAESYLVLGDNRNSSYDGRCWGVVPRNLIIGKAYKRWFPFNRIASLE; from the coding sequence ATGGCATTGCTGATTGCCATATTAATAATAATATCAGGTTTATTATCGTCTGGGTTTGTATTTTCGTTAAGAGCATACGTAATTGAATCTAGATGGATACCTTCGGGAGCAATGGAACCGACTCTACAAGGTTCTCCAAACCAAGAAAATGCAGATAAGATATTAGTTAATAAGTTCAGTTATCGGTTTGAAAATCCTAAACGCGGTGATATTATAGTATTTCTCCCTAATGAAGAACTACAAAAAGAACAATATAAAGATGCTTTTATTAAGCGAATAGTTGGATTACCTGGCGAAAAAGTACAATTAAAGAAAGGGTTGGTTTATATCGACAACCAACCCCTATCAGAGAAGAAATACCTCACCTCTAAGCAGCGAACTTTAATTGATATTTGCACAGCAGGAACTCAGCCGCCTTACTTATCAAAACCAGTCACGATACCAGCAGAATCATATTTAGTGCTAGGTGATAACCGGAACAGTAGCTACGATGGTCGTTGCTGGGGAGTGGTACCCCGAAATCTGATTATTGGTAAAGCCTACAAAAGATGGTTCCCTTTCAATCGTATAGCTTCTCTGGAATAG
- a CDS encoding FAD-dependent hydroxylase, with the protein MPLTQLLQTFDSPPAPTDKGGYDYDLVIVGGSIVGLTLAAALQDSSLSILLIEAKVASAAVAKGQAYAIHMLSALIYQGIGIWDKILPQIAKYKHVRLSDADYPEVVEFQTTDLNTPELGYVAEHQALLAPLQEFVQSCSNVTYLCPAEVVNTQYHQDIAAIDIKVAGDIRTVRSKLIVAADGSRSPIRQAAGIKTLGWKYWQSCIVAFVKPEKPHNDTAYERFWTSGPFAILPLPENRCRIVWTAPHAEAKALCELDDQQFLAELTRRYGSQMGKLELLGDRFIFPVQLMQSDRYVLPRLALIGDAAHNCHPVGGQGLNLGIRDAAALAQVLETANKAGKDIGNIQILKHYERWRQRENLVILGFTDLLDRIFSNNFLPLLIVRRLGLWIMRRVPALKLFTLKLMIGLKGRTPELAKR; encoded by the coding sequence ATGCCGCTAACACAGCTTTTGCAAACCTTCGACTCTCCCCCAGCACCAACAGACAAGGGGGGATATGACTATGATTTGGTGATTGTCGGCGGCTCAATTGTGGGCTTAACCCTGGCTGCTGCTTTACAAGATTCTAGCTTGAGTATATTGCTGATTGAGGCCAAAGTAGCATCAGCAGCGGTAGCCAAGGGACAAGCCTACGCAATTCACATGCTTTCGGCGCTGATTTATCAGGGTATTGGTATTTGGGATAAAATATTACCGCAAATTGCCAAATATAAGCATGTTCGCCTTTCTGACGCCGATTACCCCGAAGTGGTGGAATTTCAAACCACAGATTTAAATACCCCAGAGTTGGGTTATGTGGCGGAACATCAAGCTTTGTTGGCGCCTTTGCAAGAGTTTGTCCAAAGCTGTTCTAATGTAACTTATCTCTGTCCGGCTGAGGTGGTAAATACTCAGTACCACCAGGATATAGCAGCCATAGACATTAAAGTAGCTGGAGATATCAGGACAGTCCGCAGCAAATTAATTGTAGCCGCCGATGGCTCGCGATCGCCCATTCGCCAAGCAGCGGGAATTAAAACCTTGGGCTGGAAATATTGGCAATCATGTATTGTAGCATTTGTCAAACCAGAAAAACCCCACAATGACACCGCCTACGAAAGATTTTGGACTAGTGGACCCTTTGCGATTTTACCATTGCCAGAGAACCGTTGCCGAATTGTGTGGACAGCACCCCACGCCGAAGCCAAAGCCTTATGTGAGTTAGATGATCAGCAATTTTTGGCAGAACTCACCCGGCGTTATGGGAGTCAGATGGGTAAATTAGAATTATTAGGCGATCGCTTTATATTTCCTGTACAATTGATGCAAAGTGATCGCTATGTTCTCCCCCGATTAGCATTAATTGGAGATGCAGCACACAATTGTCATCCTGTCGGCGGACAAGGTTTAAATCTGGGAATTCGAGATGCAGCTGCTTTAGCACAAGTGCTAGAAACAGCGAACAAAGCAGGTAAAGATATTGGTAATATTCAGATACTTAAACACTATGAACGCTGGCGCCAACGCGAGAACCTAGTAATTTTAGGTTTCACAGATTTGCTAGATCGGATATTTTCTAACAACTTCTTACCCCTGTTAATTGTTCGTCGCTTGGGTCTATGGATTATGCGCCGAGTACCAGCACTCAAATTATTTACACTCAAGTTGATGATTGGTTTAAAGGGACGCACTCCAGAATTAGCAAAACGTTGA
- the rplI gene encoding 50S ribosomal protein L9, protein MAKRVQLVLNQDITKLGKLGDLVEVAPGYARNYLIPQKLATHATPGILKQVERRREQERQRQLDLREQALEQKAALEKVASLTIAKQVGENEAIFGTVTAQDVADAIQAATNQEVDRRGITIPDINHLGTYKAEIKLHSEVTAQIDIQVVAS, encoded by the coding sequence ATGGCGAAACGTGTGCAGTTAGTGTTAAATCAGGATATTACCAAGCTGGGTAAATTGGGCGACTTGGTAGAAGTAGCTCCCGGCTATGCTCGCAATTACCTGATTCCCCAAAAATTGGCAACCCATGCTACTCCCGGTATTCTCAAACAAGTAGAACGCCGTCGCGAGCAAGAGCGTCAACGCCAATTAGACCTCAGAGAACAAGCTTTAGAGCAAAAAGCAGCTCTGGAAAAAGTTGCTAGTTTGACAATTGCCAAGCAAGTCGGTGAAAACGAAGCCATTTTCGGTACTGTCACCGCCCAAGACGTTGCAGATGCAATTCAAGCAGCGACAAATCAAGAAGTGGATCGCCGTGGTATTACCATTCCCGATATTAACCACCTTGGTACTTACAAAGCCGAAATTAAGCTGCATTCAGAAGTTACAGCCCAAATCGATATTCAAGTCGTCGCCAGCTAA
- the radC gene encoding DNA repair protein RadC: MTYSVRIADMPLTERPRERLMAHGPKVLATAELIAILLGTGQGPGKLSAVGLGQYILSELGKHHRDPLAILREASPAELMQIPGIGPAKATTILAAIELGKRAFQSRPDGTAIDSPAAAAAALSQDLMWQTKERFAVVLLDVKNRLLGTQVISIGTATETLASPREIFREVIRQGAAQVIVAHNHPSGNIEPSPEDIQLTRQLLAGADFLGVPLLDHLILGNGNHQSLREITTLWEEHPQGD, translated from the coding sequence ATGACATATTCCGTCAGAATTGCCGATATGCCTCTGACTGAGCGTCCGCGTGAGCGGTTAATGGCTCATGGTCCAAAAGTTTTAGCCACAGCTGAGTTAATTGCAATTCTGCTAGGCACCGGTCAAGGGCCAGGAAAACTATCTGCGGTGGGTTTAGGGCAATATATTTTAAGCGAATTGGGCAAACACCACCGCGACCCCTTGGCAATTCTACGAGAAGCTAGCCCCGCCGAGTTAATGCAAATTCCTGGGATAGGTCCTGCAAAGGCAACTACCATCTTAGCAGCAATTGAATTGGGTAAACGCGCCTTTCAATCTCGTCCAGATGGTACAGCTATTGATAGTCCTGCAGCCGCTGCAGCCGCCCTCAGTCAAGATTTGATGTGGCAAACAAAAGAAAGATTTGCCGTGGTGCTGTTGGATGTAAAGAATCGCTTATTGGGCACCCAAGTAATTAGCATTGGCACCGCCACCGAAACCCTGGCTTCTCCCCGGGAAATTTTTCGCGAAGTCATTCGTCAAGGAGCTGCACAAGTCATAGTAGCACATAACCATCCTTCTGGTAACATCGAACCCAGTCCTGAAGATATACAATTGACGCGCCAATTGTTAGCAGGGGCAGATTTTTTAGGCGTTCCCCTGTTAGATCATCTGATTTTGGGTAATGGTAATCACCAGAGTTTGCGCGAAATTACCACCTTATGGGAAGAGCATCCCCAGGGGGATTGA
- a CDS encoding 50S ribosome-binding GTPase has protein sequence MTEQLDAETKSAESQEVHETTTGMITKSGGDSWQNRIAGAWNQATGQLTKLLPVDQLAQTVIRWFSVSEDQVAEILETVRAELPTTEALLIGKPQAGKSSIVRGLTGVSAEIVGQGFRPHTQHTQRYAYPSSDLPLLIFTDTVGLGDVNQDTQTIIQELVGDLQQSSRRARVLILTVKINDFATETLRQIAQQLRQKYPDIPCLLAVTCLHEVYPPDTADHPAYPPDFAEVNRAFTAIGEGFKGVSDKSILIDFTLEEDGYHPIFYGLEALTNTIADLLPEAEARAIYQLLDRDETSKQLGNLYRDTGRRYTLAFAIIAATLAAVPLPFATMPVLTALQVSMVGLLGKLYGQTLTPSQAGGVVSAIAGGFLAQAVARELIKFVPGFGSVIAASWAAAYTWSLGETACVYFGDLMGGNKPDPEKIQAVMQQAFKAAKERF, from the coding sequence ATGACTGAGCAACTTGATGCTGAAACCAAGTCAGCTGAATCTCAGGAAGTCCATGAAACGACTACAGGTATGATTACCAAGTCGGGTGGTGATTCCTGGCAAAACCGCATAGCTGGGGCTTGGAATCAGGCGACTGGGCAATTGACAAAACTTTTACCCGTAGACCAATTAGCACAGACGGTTATTAGATGGTTTAGCGTCAGCGAAGACCAGGTAGCAGAGATTTTGGAGACAGTCCGGGCTGAATTACCGACCACAGAAGCTCTGCTGATTGGTAAGCCCCAAGCAGGGAAAAGTTCAATTGTGCGGGGTTTGACTGGTGTTTCCGCCGAGATTGTCGGTCAGGGATTTCGTCCCCACACGCAGCATACACAACGCTACGCCTATCCTTCCTCAGACCTACCTTTACTAATTTTTACTGATACGGTAGGATTGGGAGATGTGAATCAGGATACACAGACAATTATTCAGGAGTTGGTGGGAGATTTACAACAGTCGAGTCGCCGCGCCAGAGTCTTGATTTTGACTGTGAAAATCAATGATTTCGCCACAGAGACCCTGCGACAAATTGCTCAACAGTTGCGTCAGAAATATCCAGATATTCCCTGTTTGCTGGCGGTTACGTGCTTGCATGAGGTTTATCCCCCCGATACTGCCGATCATCCTGCCTATCCACCGGATTTTGCCGAGGTGAATCGGGCATTCACCGCCATTGGGGAAGGGTTTAAAGGAGTGTCTGATAAATCTATCCTCATCGATTTTACCTTAGAAGAAGACGGTTATCATCCTATATTTTACGGATTAGAGGCGCTGACAAATACAATAGCCGACCTACTACCAGAAGCAGAAGCCCGTGCTATCTATCAATTATTGGATCGAGACGAAACTAGCAAGCAACTGGGGAACCTGTACAGAGATACTGGACGGCGTTATACCCTAGCATTTGCCATCATCGCCGCTACCCTAGCGGCTGTGCCCCTACCTTTCGCCACAATGCCTGTGCTGACTGCCTTGCAAGTATCGATGGTAGGACTGCTAGGTAAATTATACGGCCAAACGCTGACACCATCACAGGCGGGGGGTGTTGTGAGTGCGATCGCTGGTGGTTTTCTCGCCCAGGCTGTGGCGCGGGAGTTAATCAAATTTGTCCCTGGTTTCGGTAGTGTGATTGCAGCTTCTTGGGCTGCGGCTTATACTTGGTCTTTAGGGGAAACCGCCTGTGTTTATTTTGGTGATTTAATGGGCGGTAATAAACCTGATCCTGAAAAAATTCAAGCGGTGATGCAACAAGCGTTTAAAGCAGCAAAAGAACGGTTCTAG
- a CDS encoding HhoA/HhoB/HtrA family serine endopeptidase, whose amino-acid sequence MQNEPRDGDNLSNKISVNATDAKNHHPALWSTAAASLSLVLLGSGMTLAGGYLAGHHQQLSKNASNLAVTPAIAAPPLPAATDPNFITEVVQRVGPAVVRINSSRTVRTQVPEEFNDPFFRRFFGSQLPTQPERRVQRGSGSGFIISTDGRILTNAHVVDGADKVTVILKDGRSLPGKVVGRDELTDVAVVKIEANNLPTVTVGNSDQLQPGQWAIAIGNPLGLDNTVTTGIISATGRTSNQIGAADKRVEFIQTDAAINPGNSGGPLLNARGEVIGMNTAIIQGAQGLGFAIPINTAQRISNQLISTGRVQHPYLGIQMIALTPELKQNINSDPNSGLVVNEDKGVLVVKVIPNSPAAKAGIRAGDVIQRLNGQAVTDATSVQKLVESSQVGGDLRLELRRNGQNLNLAVRPGAFPTRVQ is encoded by the coding sequence ATGCAAAACGAACCACGCGACGGGGATAATCTCTCAAACAAAATATCAGTTAACGCTACTGACGCTAAAAACCATCATCCTGCACTTTGGTCTACAGCAGCTGCTTCTCTATCGCTGGTGTTGCTGGGGTCTGGGATGACATTAGCAGGGGGCTATCTAGCTGGACATCATCAGCAGCTATCTAAAAATGCATCGAATCTGGCTGTGACTCCAGCAATTGCAGCGCCTCCATTACCAGCGGCCACAGATCCTAATTTTATTACAGAAGTTGTGCAAAGGGTCGGACCTGCGGTGGTGCGGATTAATTCATCGCGCACAGTGAGAACTCAAGTCCCAGAAGAGTTTAACGATCCATTTTTCCGCCGCTTTTTTGGCTCCCAATTACCCACGCAACCGGAAAGGCGGGTACAACGGGGTAGTGGTTCCGGCTTTATTATCAGCACCGATGGTCGGATATTAACCAACGCCCACGTAGTTGATGGCGCTGATAAGGTGACAGTCATCCTCAAGGATGGGCGCAGCTTACCTGGTAAGGTAGTAGGGAGAGATGAATTAACAGATGTGGCGGTGGTGAAGATTGAGGCGAATAATTTACCGACAGTCACCGTGGGTAATTCTGACCAACTACAACCAGGACAATGGGCGATCGCTATTGGTAATCCCCTCGGTCTAGATAATACCGTAACTACGGGAATTATCAGTGCCACTGGACGCACTAGTAATCAAATTGGCGCAGCTGATAAGCGAGTAGAATTTATTCAAACTGACGCCGCAATTAACCCCGGTAATTCCGGTGGACCACTGCTAAATGCCCGTGGTGAAGTAATTGGCATGAATACTGCTATTATTCAGGGAGCGCAAGGATTAGGCTTTGCCATTCCCATCAACACAGCACAACGGATTTCTAATCAATTAATATCTACAGGTAGAGTACAACATCCTTATCTGGGAATTCAGATGATCGCGTTGACACCTGAGTTAAAGCAAAACATCAACTCAGACCCTAACAGCGGTTTGGTGGTGAATGAAGATAAAGGTGTCTTAGTGGTGAAAGTTATACCCAACTCACCAGCAGCCAAAGCCGGAATACGTGCTGGTGACGTGATTCAAAGGCTGAATGGTCAAGCTGTGACAGACGCCACCAGTGTCCAAAAGCTGGTAGAAAGTAGCCAAGTTGGGGGAGATTTGCGCTTGGAGTTACGCCGCAATGGGCAAAATCTCAACTTAGCTGTCCGTCCCGGTGCTTTCCCCACCAGAGTACAATAA
- a CDS encoding transposase, whose product MILGFKTQLKVNKQQRLLLAQHAGVARHAWNQGLALCQQVLIHNRTNPDEKIKFPTAIDLHKWLVAAVKSTHPWYYEVSKCAPQYALRYLSDAFKSFFNKVKGFPNFKKKGRNDSFTLDGAIHIDHKKIRVPVIGWLKTYELLSFGYKPKSVTISKQANKWFISWKIELETSKTPKKEEFVGVDLGINHLAILSTTEVFEGAKSYKKSEEKLAKMQYLNRHKQVGSSNYRKTQIKIARLHQKIANIRKDTLHKITTYISKNHAVIGIEDLNVSGMLANGKLSKAIADMGFYEFRRQLEYKTQLYGSKLVIVDRFYPSSKTCSSCGEKKSSLSLSQRVFQCDNCGFECNRDLNAAINLRKEAVRLTVLACGLDSADTSRLKQEEKADIC is encoded by the coding sequence ATGATACTAGGATTCAAGACACAACTGAAGGTAAACAAACAACAACGTCTACTACTGGCACAACACGCAGGAGTAGCCAGACATGCGTGGAATCAAGGTTTAGCATTATGTCAACAGGTACTCATACATAATCGGACAAACCCTGATGAGAAAATTAAATTTCCTACAGCCATAGATTTACATAAATGGTTAGTAGCAGCAGTTAAATCTACCCATCCTTGGTATTATGAAGTATCAAAATGCGCTCCTCAGTACGCATTAAGATATTTGTCAGATGCCTTTAAATCTTTTTTCAACAAAGTTAAAGGGTTTCCCAACTTTAAGAAAAAAGGTAGAAATGATTCTTTTACATTAGATGGAGCAATTCACATAGACCATAAGAAGATAAGAGTTCCAGTAATTGGGTGGTTGAAAACCTATGAACTTTTATCGTTTGGATATAAACCAAAATCAGTCACAATCAGTAAACAAGCTAATAAGTGGTTTATTTCCTGGAAAATAGAATTAGAAACCAGCAAAACCCCGAAAAAGGAAGAATTTGTCGGAGTTGACTTAGGTATAAATCATCTGGCAATATTATCAACAACAGAAGTATTTGAAGGAGCAAAAAGTTATAAAAAGTCTGAGGAAAAACTAGCGAAAATGCAATACTTGAATCGGCATAAACAAGTGGGTTCAAGTAATTATAGAAAAACACAAATAAAAATAGCCAGACTACACCAAAAAATAGCCAACATTCGGAAAGACACATTACATAAAATCACCACCTATATCAGCAAAAACCACGCAGTCATAGGGATAGAAGATTTAAATGTATCAGGGATGTTAGCTAATGGTAAGTTGTCTAAAGCTATAGCTGATATGGGTTTTTATGAGTTTCGTCGTCAGTTAGAATACAAGACTCAACTATATGGGAGCAAGTTAGTCATTGTGGATAGATTTTATCCTAGTAGTAAAACTTGCTCTAGTTGTGGTGAGAAAAAATCATCTTTGTCACTGTCTCAAAGAGTGTTCCAGTGTGATAACTGCGGTTTTGAGTGTAATAGAGATTTGAATGCTGCTATTAATTTAAGAAAAGAAGCGGTGAGATTGACCGTGTTAGCCTGTGGACTGGATAGTGCCGACACTTCCAGGTTGAAGCAGGAAGAAAAAGCGGACATTTGTTAG
- the murF gene encoding UDP-N-acetylmuramoyl-tripeptide--D-alanyl-D-alanine ligase has translation MPCSATLTQLLEVLLAQPVNLSANALTQVSRGVQTDTRILKPGEVFLALRGEKFDGHEFVSTAIANGAVAAIVDFDYENPGLPVLQVRNTLEAYQKIARWWRDRFDIPVIGVTGSVGKTTTKELIAAVLATQGRVHKTYGNFNNEIGVPKTLLELGAEHDYAVIEMAMRGKGQIAELTHIARPTMGVITNVGTAHIELLGSEEAIACAKCELLAEMPANSVAILNHDNPLLMETAAKVWSGEVLTYGLSGGDIQGQLIDHQTLKVGGIQLPLPLVGRHNATNFLAALAVAKVLLIDWSSLQAGVMVNMPTGRSQRFALPNDVVILDETYNAAPEAMLAALQLLAETPGKRKIAVLGAMKELGERSPQLHQRVGETARKLKLDGLLVLVDGKDAEAIAHSAEGIPSECFATHAELVARLKTFVKAGDRLLFKAAHSVGLDLVVNQLRAEFPG, from the coding sequence ATGCCTTGCTCTGCCACCCTAACCCAACTGCTTGAAGTTCTTTTAGCCCAGCCTGTCAATTTATCTGCAAATGCCCTAACACAAGTAAGCCGTGGTGTACAAACAGACACACGTATTTTGAAGCCTGGGGAAGTCTTTTTGGCTTTACGAGGTGAGAAGTTTGATGGACACGAATTTGTGTCAACTGCGATCGCTAACGGTGCTGTGGCTGCAATTGTTGATTTTGACTACGAAAATCCAGGATTGCCGGTATTGCAGGTCAGAAATACTCTAGAAGCATATCAGAAAATTGCTAGATGGTGGCGCGATCGCTTCGATATCCCGGTGATTGGGGTAACGGGTTCGGTGGGTAAAACTACGACTAAGGAACTCATCGCGGCGGTTTTGGCGACCCAAGGAAGAGTCCACAAGACTTATGGTAATTTCAATAATGAAATTGGTGTACCGAAAACTCTTTTAGAACTGGGTGCAGAACATGACTATGCTGTGATTGAAATGGCGATGCGGGGTAAAGGTCAAATTGCGGAACTGACACACATAGCGCGGCCGACAATGGGCGTGATTACCAATGTGGGAACTGCACATATTGAGTTATTGGGTTCGGAAGAAGCGATCGCCTGTGCAAAATGTGAGCTATTAGCCGAAATGCCTGCTAATAGTGTAGCAATTCTCAACCACGACAACCCCCTATTGATGGAAACAGCAGCGAAGGTATGGTCAGGAGAAGTTCTGACTTATGGTTTGTCAGGCGGCGATATTCAAGGACAATTGATTGATCACCAGACTCTGAAAGTAGGAGGAATTCAACTACCTTTACCTCTGGTTGGTCGTCACAATGCGACTAATTTTTTAGCGGCTTTGGCGGTGGCGAAGGTGCTCTTGATTGATTGGTCATCCCTGCAAGCAGGTGTGATGGTGAATATGCCGACAGGGCGATCGCAGCGGTTTGCTTTGCCCAATGATGTGGTAATCTTAGATGAGACTTACAATGCTGCACCAGAAGCTATGTTGGCAGCATTGCAATTGTTAGCCGAGACACCAGGAAAACGCAAAATCGCCGTGTTGGGTGCAATGAAAGAATTAGGAGAGCGATCGCCGCAGTTACACCAACGAGTAGGAGAAACAGCGCGAAAGTTGAAATTAGACGGGTTGTTGGTTTTGGTTGATGGCAAAGATGCAGAAGCGATCGCCCACAGTGCTGAGGGTATCCCATCAGAGTGTTTTGCCACTCATGCGGAATTGGTAGCCAGATTAAAGACATTTGTCAAAGCAGGCGATCGCTTACTGTTCAAAGCCGCCCATTCCGTAGGACTGGATCTGGTTGTCAATCAATTGCGTGCAGAATTTCCCGGCTAA
- a CDS encoding fasciclin domain-containing protein: MADIVDIAVSADAFKTLVVAVQAAGLVETLKSPGPFTVFAPNDDAFAKLPPGTIQTLVQNIPQLTRILKYHVVPGKLLQADLAKLGTVTSVEGSPIKINCADGFEVKNATVLAADIEADNGVIHVIDTVILMG; this comes from the coding sequence ATGGCTGATATAGTTGATATTGCTGTTAGCGCCGATGCTTTCAAGACTCTGGTGGTTGCTGTGCAAGCTGCTGGTCTAGTCGAAACATTAAAAAGTCCTGGTCCATTCACTGTTTTTGCGCCAAATGATGATGCTTTTGCCAAGTTACCCCCAGGAACTATCCAAACTCTAGTGCAGAATATCCCCCAACTAACACGAATTTTAAAATATCATGTCGTTCCCGGCAAGCTGTTGCAGGCGGATTTGGCAAAACTCGGTACTGTGACTTCTGTGGAAGGTTCACCCATTAAAATTAATTGTGCCGATGGTTTTGAAGTCAAAAATGCCACGGTTTTAGCAGCAGATATTGAAGCTGATAACGGTGTGATCCATGTGATCGATACAGTGATTTTAATGGGTTAA
- a CDS encoding transposase: MIVRETKLLNGTLEQYQALDDAIRTAQFIRNKALRYWMDNQGVGKADLYKLCKDLALEFDFALKLNSAARQASAERAWAAISSFYKRCKKQEKKKGYPTFKKHCRSVEYKVSGWKLSDDCKIITFTDGFKVGSLSVFCNSSTREDLHRLKINRVRVIRRADGYYAQFCFDADRKEVGKFTGNVVGLDLGLKYFTKDQNDNAVIYPQFLRKSERRLAKAQKRLSKKFVKGKKPQSINYHKSRKRLGKVHLKIQRQRKDWAIKQARCVVTSNDVVVYENLKIANMVKNHHLAKSISDASWYQFTQWLDYYGKIWDKVVVAVTPAYTSQDCSNCGHRVKKSLSTRTHSCYNCGVEICRDTNAAINILKKGMKILGVAWQNNSTQGHWESASPDEKHGEKTANTIDGKLDIASGFL, encoded by the coding sequence ATGATAGTCAGAGAAACCAAGCTACTAAACGGAACCCTCGAGCAATACCAAGCTCTTGATGATGCCATTCGCACTGCCCAATTCATTAGAAATAAGGCCCTTCGCTACTGGATGGATAACCAAGGGGTTGGTAAGGCTGACTTATATAAGCTGTGCAAGGACTTAGCACTTGAATTTGACTTTGCTTTAAAGTTAAACTCCGCAGCGCGTCAAGCCAGTGCCGAAAGAGCTTGGGCTGCTATCTCAAGTTTCTATAAACGTTGTAAAAAGCAGGAGAAGAAGAAAGGTTATCCCACGTTTAAAAAGCATTGTCGCTCTGTAGAATATAAAGTATCAGGCTGGAAACTATCTGATGATTGCAAGATTATTACTTTCACGGATGGCTTTAAGGTTGGGTCTTTATCTGTATTCTGCAATTCATCCACGCGAGAAGACCTTCATAGACTTAAAATTAATCGTGTCCGGGTAATCAGAAGGGCGGATGGGTATTATGCCCAATTCTGTTTTGACGCTGACCGTAAAGAAGTTGGGAAATTCACTGGTAATGTCGTTGGGTTAGATTTAGGGTTAAAATATTTCACTAAAGACCAAAATGATAATGCTGTAATTTATCCCCAATTCTTGAGAAAGTCTGAGCGTAGACTAGCCAAAGCTCAGAAACGGTTGAGTAAAAAGTTTGTTAAAGGCAAAAAACCTCAGTCAATTAATTATCACAAGTCGCGGAAACGATTAGGTAAAGTTCATCTAAAAATCCAAAGACAGCGTAAAGATTGGGCTATAAAGCAAGCCCGATGCGTAGTGACATCTAACGATGTTGTAGTCTATGAAAATTTGAAGATTGCGAACATGGTCAAAAATCATCATTTGGCTAAATCGATTTCTGACGCTAGTTGGTATCAGTTCACTCAATGGCTAGACTACTACGGAAAAATCTGGGATAAGGTAGTGGTAGCAGTAACGCCCGCTTACACCTCCCAAGATTGCTCTAATTGCGGACATAGGGTGAAAAAGTCACTCAGCACCCGAACTCATTCATGTTATAACTGTGGGGTTGAAATATGCCGTGATACGAACGCGGCAATTAATATCCTCAAAAAAGGAATGAAGATATTAGGAGTTGCGTGGCAAAATAACAGTACCCAAGGGCATTGGGAATCTGCATCGCCAGATGAAAAGCATGGGGAGAAGACCGCCAATACTATTGATGGGAAACTTGATATAGCAAGCGGATTTCTGTGA